A region of Beijerinckia sp. 28-YEA-48 DNA encodes the following proteins:
- the ftsY gene encoding signal recognition particle-docking protein FtsY, whose translation MMSDEEQKKPGFFGRLFGREAAPANTAVDERAAETPVAEKNEEKKPEEKSEKKSWWQRLKQGLSRSSSALGQSIGDIFTKRKLGSDTLEELEDALIQADLGVTMAGRIAEAVGKGRYDKEISPEEVRTIMASEIESVLAPVAKPLEIDTTHKPFVILVVGVNGSGKTTTIGKLSGKLAAEGHKVMLAAGDTFRAAAIEQLKIWGSRIGASVVARAQGSDAASLAYEAIEQARAENADVLIMDTAGRLQNRAELMAELEKIVRVMKKVDAQAPHAVLLVLDATVGQNAMSQVEIFGQKAGVTGLVMTKLDGTARGGILVAIAEKFRLPVHFIGVGEQMDDLEPFTANDFARAIAGLDE comes from the coding sequence ATGATGTCGGACGAAGAACAGAAGAAACCGGGCTTTTTCGGCCGCCTGTTCGGGCGCGAGGCCGCGCCAGCCAACACCGCTGTCGACGAACGCGCCGCTGAAACCCCGGTTGCCGAAAAGAACGAGGAAAAAAAGCCCGAGGAAAAATCCGAGAAGAAATCGTGGTGGCAACGGCTCAAACAGGGCCTGTCGCGCTCTTCCTCGGCGCTCGGCCAGAGCATCGGCGACATTTTCACCAAGCGGAAGCTCGGCAGCGACACGCTGGAGGAGCTGGAAGACGCGCTGATCCAGGCCGATCTCGGCGTCACCATGGCCGGCCGCATCGCCGAAGCTGTCGGCAAAGGCCGCTACGATAAGGAAATTTCGCCGGAGGAAGTGCGCACCATCATGGCGAGCGAGATCGAAAGCGTGCTGGCGCCGGTCGCCAAGCCGCTTGAGATCGATACGACGCATAAGCCCTTCGTCATCCTCGTCGTCGGCGTCAACGGTTCCGGCAAGACGACGACGATCGGTAAGCTCTCCGGCAAGCTCGCCGCCGAAGGCCACAAGGTGATGCTCGCCGCCGGCGACACCTTCCGCGCCGCCGCCATCGAACAGCTCAAGATCTGGGGCTCACGCATCGGCGCCAGCGTCGTCGCCCGCGCGCAGGGATCGGATGCCGCGAGCCTCGCCTACGAGGCCATCGAACAGGCGCGCGCCGAAAATGCCGACGTGCTGATCATGGATACGGCGGGCCGATTGCAGAACCGCGCCGAACTGATGGCCGAGCTGGAAAAGATCGTCCGCGTGATGAAGAAGGTCGATGCGCAAGCACCCCACGCGGTGCTGCTGGTGCTCGACGCCACCGTCGGCCAAAACGCCATGTCGCAGGTGGAGATCTTCGGCCAGAAGGCCGGCGTCACCGGTCTGGTGATGACCAAGCTCGACGGCACGGCACGCGGTGGCATTCTCGTCGCCATCGCCGAAAAATTCCGCCTGCCGGTGCATTTCATCGGCGTCGG
- a CDS encoding RNA pseudouridine synthase — MTPEELNQRLLYRDGLMLVIDKPFGIAVHKGPKGGENLEAYFDALRFGLPRSPALAHRLDRDTAGCLVLGRHHKALEKLGKLFKHGQIDKRYWAVVEDGPTEAQGLIDLPLGRLDATRGWWMKVDPLGLPSQTRWQVLGRGVDEEGKALTWLELEPLTGRTHQLRVHCASMGWAIVGDPVYGSAAPGTGPGLQLLAREVSVPLYKNKDPITVTAPPPAHMRVRLAACGWSETAENAA, encoded by the coding sequence ATGACGCCGGAAGAACTTAATCAACGCCTTCTCTATCGCGACGGGCTGATGCTCGTGATCGACAAACCGTTCGGCATCGCCGTGCATAAGGGCCCGAAAGGCGGCGAAAATCTGGAGGCCTATTTCGACGCGCTGCGCTTCGGCCTGCCGCGCTCACCAGCGCTCGCCCATCGGCTGGACCGCGATACGGCCGGCTGCCTGGTCCTGGGGCGCCACCATAAAGCTCTGGAAAAACTAGGAAAACTGTTCAAACACGGGCAGATCGACAAGCGCTATTGGGCGGTTGTCGAGGACGGTCCGACAGAGGCGCAAGGGCTGATCGATTTGCCGCTCGGACGGCTCGACGCGACGCGCGGTTGGTGGATGAAGGTCGACCCGCTGGGCCTGCCGTCGCAGACCCGCTGGCAGGTGCTGGGGCGGGGCGTTGACGAAGAGGGCAAGGCGCTGACCTGGCTCGAGCTTGAGCCTTTGACCGGGCGCACCCACCAGTTGCGGGTGCACTGCGCCTCCATGGGCTGGGCGATTGTCGGTGACCCGGTCTATGGCTCGGCCGCGCCGGGCACGGGACCTGGCCTGCAATTGCTGGCGCGCGAGGTCAGCGTGCCGCTCTACAAGAACAAGGATCCGATCACGGTGACGGCGCCGCCGCCGGCCCATATGCGGGTCCGACTCGCCGCCTGCGGGTGGAGCGAAACGGCTGAAAACGCTGCTTAA
- the mtaB gene encoding tRNA (N(6)-L-threonylcarbamoyladenosine(37)-C(2))-methylthiotransferase MtaB: MNAPVRHDHEVDVVTFGCRLNTIESEAIRRAATSAGHRDVVVFNTCAVTNEAVRQARQAIRRTRRERPDAQIVVTGCAAQIDSATFAAMPEVTRVIGNGDKTKPATWTELRTALDFGIAATAKARVNDIMALPETAHHFVASGDVDAIEGHTRAFVEIQNGCDHRCTFCIIPYGRGPSRSAPMGDVVEQIRRLVGNGYREAVLTGVDITSYGDDLPGKPSLGRLVQHILRHVQGLERLRLSSIDCIEADAALLDVIAGDKRFMPHLHLSLQAGDDMILKRMKRRHLRDDAIRFCADIKAARPDMIFGCDIIAGFPTETEAMFQRSLDLVDDCSLTHLHVFPFSPRPGTPAARMPPVDGNIIRERAARLRAKGEERLRLHLDSQIGRTLNVLGERGGIGRAEDFTPVRIGEAAHGQIVEATITGHDGALLLV; the protein is encoded by the coding sequence ATGAACGCGCCGGTACGACACGACCATGAAGTCGATGTCGTCACCTTCGGCTGCCGCCTCAACACCATCGAATCCGAAGCGATCCGCCGCGCCGCCACATCAGCCGGCCATCGCGATGTCGTGGTGTTCAACACCTGCGCGGTGACGAACGAAGCTGTGCGCCAGGCACGTCAGGCGATCCGCCGCACGCGCCGCGAACGGCCAGACGCGCAGATTGTCGTCACCGGCTGTGCCGCGCAGATCGACAGCGCCACTTTCGCCGCCATGCCGGAAGTGACGCGCGTGATCGGCAACGGCGACAAAACCAAGCCAGCAACTTGGACCGAACTTCGAACAGCGCTCGATTTCGGCATTGCGGCAACGGCAAAGGCCCGCGTCAACGACATCATGGCGCTGCCGGAAACGGCGCATCACTTCGTCGCCAGTGGCGACGTCGATGCGATCGAGGGCCACACCCGCGCTTTTGTCGAAATCCAGAACGGCTGCGATCACCGCTGCACCTTCTGCATCATTCCCTATGGCCGCGGCCCGTCGCGCTCGGCGCCCATGGGCGATGTGGTGGAGCAAATCCGCCGCCTTGTCGGCAACGGCTATCGCGAAGCGGTGCTCACCGGCGTCGACATCACCTCCTATGGCGATGACCTGCCGGGCAAGCCGTCACTTGGCCGCCTGGTGCAACATATCCTGCGCCATGTGCAAGGTCTCGAACGTCTGCGCCTGTCGTCGATCGACTGTATCGAAGCCGATGCGGCGCTGCTCGATGTCATCGCCGGCGACAAAAGATTCATGCCGCATCTGCATCTGTCGCTGCAGGCCGGCGACGACATGATCCTCAAGCGCATGAAGCGGCGCCACCTGCGCGACGACGCCATCCGCTTCTGCGCCGACATCAAGGCGGCTCGGCCGGACATGATCTTCGGGTGCGACATCATCGCCGGTTTCCCGACCGAGACCGAGGCGATGTTCCAGCGCTCGCTCGATCTGGTCGACGATTGCAGCCTCACCCACCTGCATGTCTTTCCATTTTCACCGCGCCCCGGCACGCCGGCGGCGCGCATGCCCCCCGTCGACGGCAACATCATCCGCGAACGCGCCGCACGGCTGCGCGCCAAAGGCGAGGAACGCCTGCGCCTGCATCTCGACAGCCAGATCGGCCGCACACTGAACGTGCTGGGAGAACGCGGCGGCATCGGCCGCGCCGAGGATTTCACGCCGGTGCGCATCGGCGAGGCGGCTCACGGCCAGATTGTCGAGGCCACCATCACCGGCCACGACGGCGCGCTGCTGCTGGTTTAA
- the dapF gene encoding diaminopimelate epimerase produces MNPLAHRPFLKMNGIGNEIVVLDLRGTGLAVRPQDARAIARGEGLAYDQLMVLGDPRASGADAFMTIFNNDGSESASCGNGTRCVAWALTRGSDRDRLRLETSAGQLDIRRNAERNFTVDMGPPRLGWRDIPLRDPVEDTRVVAVPDATPEIQALGPFSAASMGNPHAIFWVRDVAAIDVAGLGPQLEHHPLFPARANISFAEVVSRDHIRLRVWERGAGITQACGSAACATLVCAARNGLTGRSATVSLPGGDLVITWRDDDHVLMTGDVELEFEGNFDPALFAQATV; encoded by the coding sequence ATGAATCCGCTCGCGCACCGCCCATTTCTGAAGATGAACGGCATCGGCAACGAGATCGTCGTTCTTGACCTGCGCGGCACCGGCCTTGCGGTGCGGCCGCAGGATGCGCGCGCCATCGCCCGGGGCGAGGGCCTGGCCTACGACCAGCTGATGGTACTGGGCGATCCGCGCGCCTCCGGCGCCGACGCTTTCATGACCATTTTCAACAATGACGGGTCGGAATCCGCCTCCTGCGGCAATGGCACCCGCTGCGTCGCCTGGGCGCTGACGCGCGGCAGCGACCGCGATCGGCTACGGCTCGAAACCAGCGCCGGCCAGCTGGATATTCGCCGCAACGCCGAGCGCAATTTCACCGTCGACATGGGCCCGCCCCGGCTCGGCTGGCGCGACATCCCGCTGCGCGACCCCGTCGAGGACACCCGGGTGGTGGCCGTCCCCGACGCTACCCCTGAAATCCAAGCGCTCGGCCCCTTCTCCGCCGCCAGCATGGGCAATCCGCACGCCATCTTCTGGGTGCGGGATGTCGCCGCGATCGACGTCGCCGGCCTCGGCCCGCAGCTTGAGCACCATCCGCTGTTCCCCGCCCGCGCCAATATCTCCTTTGCCGAAGTCGTCAGCCGCGATCACATCCGCCTGCGCGTCTGGGAGCGCGGCGCCGGCATCACCCAGGCCTGTGGGTCGGCCGCCTGCGCCACCCTCGTCTGCGCCGCCCGCAACGGCCTCACCGGCCGTAGCGCCACCGTGTCGCTCCCCGGCGGCGACCTCGTCATCACCTGGCGCGACGACGACCATGTGTTGATGACCGGCGATGTCGAGCTGGAATTCGAAGGCAACTTCGATCCTGCCCTGTTCGCGCAGGCCACCGTATGA
- a CDS encoding GyrI-like domain-containing protein, with protein sequence MNVPQTRSLFRMPHFGSPLSLAVAALLLIVAPAMAQAPTPAPPTLAPPAASPAAPAASPTVPASPPAAQATPAPAAPLAAGADKPSGDASSVKAIEMAARPALTFSGKADWDTGYQTIMATIAKLRAEAKRAGLTVTGYPLTVFRSTDDVGFRFDAMLLVDPAPTDPQLGADFKIMQTPSGKAVKFEHRSSYEEIESTYEAITAWLDEKGLDSRDLFIEEYLNEGKGADDTDLQVDIYVFVK encoded by the coding sequence ATGAACGTGCCTCAGACCCGGTCCCTTTTCCGCATGCCGCATTTCGGCTCGCCTTTGAGCTTGGCGGTGGCAGCACTGCTGTTGATTGTCGCGCCGGCCATGGCGCAGGCGCCGACCCCAGCGCCCCCGACCTTGGCGCCCCCGGCCGCGTCGCCCGCCGCACCTGCGGCGTCGCCGACTGTCCCGGCCTCGCCCCCGGCAGCGCAGGCCACGCCCGCACCCGCTGCCCCCCTGGCCGCCGGCGCGGACAAGCCTTCAGGCGATGCCTCCTCGGTTAAAGCGATCGAAATGGCGGCGCGCCCGGCCCTGACCTTCTCCGGCAAGGCGGATTGGGACACTGGCTATCAGACGATCATGGCAACGATCGCCAAATTGCGCGCTGAAGCAAAGCGGGCGGGCCTGACGGTGACAGGCTACCCGCTGACCGTGTTCCGCTCGACCGACGATGTCGGGTTTCGCTTCGATGCGATGCTGCTCGTCGATCCGGCGCCAACCGATCCGCAGCTCGGCGCTGATTTCAAGATCATGCAGACGCCGTCAGGCAAGGCGGTGAAGTTCGAGCATCGCTCGTCTTATGAAGAGATCGAATCGACCTATGAGGCGATCACCGCCTGGCTCGACGAAAAGGGCCTGGATTCCCGCGATCTGTTCATCGAGGAATATCTCAACGAAGGCAAAGGCGCCGATGACACCGACCTGCAGGTCGATATCTATGTCTTCGTGAAGTAG
- a CDS encoding MBL fold metallo-hydrolase translates to MNRRRLLTLLGLPLLGGAGYAGYASLRNPYYNGPVSDHFDGLRFHIPGITRDKATSDLLKWQFAGNRQKWPESFPSPARDKPPARVDDADLRVSYVGHATLLIQTHGVNILIDPVWSQRASPFGFAGPKRVNAPGIALADLPPLDAVLVSHNHYDHLDLATLTALAGNPRTRFLTPLGNDVIMRGHDNSIRAEAFDWDARVEIGRGVFVHFEPAYHWSARGLFDRRMALWSAFVIETPSGNIYHIADTALGDGAIFRQAREKHGGFRLAILPIGAYEPRWFMRDQHIDPDEAVSILQMCGAERALAHHWGTFQLTDEAIDEPPRRLTAALEREGIAASLFQTKRPGEVLQLAVV, encoded by the coding sequence ATGAACCGCCGTCGCCTCCTCACCCTGCTCGGCCTGCCTCTTCTCGGCGGCGCCGGCTATGCCGGATACGCCAGCTTGCGCAATCCCTATTACAACGGCCCGGTCAGCGACCATTTCGACGGCCTGCGGTTTCATATTCCCGGCATCACCCGCGACAAGGCGACGAGCGATTTGCTGAAATGGCAATTCGCCGGAAACCGGCAGAAATGGCCCGAGAGCTTTCCAAGCCCGGCGCGCGACAAACCGCCGGCACGGGTCGACGATGCCGATCTGCGTGTCTCCTACGTCGGCCATGCGACGCTGCTGATCCAAACCCACGGCGTCAATATTCTGATCGATCCAGTGTGGTCGCAGCGCGCCAGCCCCTTTGGCTTCGCCGGCCCGAAACGGGTCAACGCGCCCGGCATCGCGCTCGCCGATCTGCCGCCACTCGACGCGGTTCTGGTCTCCCACAACCATTACGACCATCTCGATCTCGCCACCCTGACGGCGCTGGCGGGCAATCCGCGCACGCGCTTTCTGACGCCGCTCGGCAATGACGTGATCATGCGCGGTCATGACAATTCAATTCGCGCCGAAGCCTTCGATTGGGATGCGCGTGTCGAGATCGGGCGCGGCGTCTTCGTGCATTTCGAGCCGGCCTATCACTGGTCGGCGCGCGGCCTGTTCGACCGACGCATGGCGTTGTGGAGCGCTTTCGTCATCGAGACGCCGTCCGGCAATATCTACCATATCGCCGACACGGCTCTGGGCGATGGCGCCATCTTCCGCCAGGCGCGGGAGAAACACGGCGGCTTCCGCCTCGCCATCCTGCCCATCGGCGCCTATGAGCCGCGCTGGTTCATGCGCGACCAGCATATCGATCCAGACGAGGCGGTGAGCATTTTGCAGATGTGCGGCGCGGAACGGGCGTTGGCGCACCATTGGGGCACGTTTCAACTGACCGATGAGGCGATCGACGAACCGCCGCGCCGCCTCACCGCCGCGCTGGAGCGCGAAGGCATCGCGGCATCGCTGTTTCAAACGAAACGGCCAGGCGAAGTGCTGCAATTGGCAGTGGTCTAG
- a CDS encoding LLM class flavin-dependent oxidoreductase — protein MKFGIFDHIDMAGDRSLATQYDERLTFAQAADEAGFYCLHIAEHHASPLNTVPVPGIWLGALARVTKRMRLGPLVYLLPLYSPLRLAEEICILDHLSKGRLDVGVGRGVSPFELAYHKIKHDDSRDIFADAYKALNTALTSELFNYESERYSYKNVPMPLRPLQQPTPPMWYGSSNATGSAWAGDHGLHFASNGSTERAKGNIEVFREHFAKHGEPAHPKPEFDGGVVIGVGRQIVVAETEAEALRIAKPAAEHHHANLTYLLRVHANDEAAKRFNVPVRAGLEEQIADGSMIVGTPATVAEKIAEQVETMGLNYMMAYLFFGTMQLSDALRSLELFRSEVMPKFAKR, from the coding sequence ATGAAGTTCGGCATTTTCGACCATATCGACATGGCCGGTGATCGGTCGCTGGCGACGCAGTATGACGAGCGCCTGACCTTCGCGCAGGCGGCCGACGAAGCCGGCTTTTATTGCCTGCATATTGCCGAACACCATGCGTCGCCCCTCAACACCGTGCCGGTGCCCGGTATTTGGCTCGGCGCTTTGGCGCGGGTCACCAAGCGCATGCGGCTGGGGCCGCTGGTCTATCTGTTGCCGCTTTATTCGCCGCTGCGGCTCGCCGAGGAGATCTGCATTCTCGATCATCTGAGCAAAGGACGGCTGGACGTCGGCGTCGGGCGCGGCGTATCGCCGTTCGAGCTAGCCTATCACAAGATCAAGCACGATGATTCGCGCGATATTTTCGCCGATGCCTATAAGGCCCTGAACACGGCGCTGACCAGCGAACTGTTCAACTATGAGAGCGAGCGCTACAGCTACAAGAACGTGCCGATGCCACTGCGGCCGTTGCAGCAGCCGACGCCGCCCATGTGGTATGGCTCGTCGAACGCCACGGGTTCAGCCTGGGCTGGCGATCACGGGCTGCACTTTGCCTCGAATGGGTCGACCGAGCGGGCCAAGGGCAATATCGAAGTCTTCCGCGAACATTTCGCCAAGCATGGCGAGCCGGCGCATCCCAAGCCTGAGTTCGACGGCGGTGTCGTCATTGGCGTTGGCCGGCAGATTGTGGTCGCTGAAACAGAGGCGGAAGCTTTGCGCATCGCCAAGCCGGCGGCCGAGCATCATCACGCCAATCTCACCTATCTTCTGCGCGTGCACGCCAATGACGAAGCGGCGAAACGTTTCAATGTGCCGGTGCGCGCCGGCCTTGAGGAACAGATCGCCGACGGCAGCATGATCGTTGGGACACCGGCAACGGTGGCGGAGAAGATCGCCGAACAGGTCGAGACCATGGGTCTCAATTACATGATGGCCTATCTGTTCTTCGGCACGATGCAGCTGTCCGACGCATTGCGCTCGCTCGAACTGTTCCGCTCCGAAGTGATGCCGAAATTCGCCAAACGCTAG
- a CDS encoding UbiD family decarboxylase has protein sequence MDDTTNTVRAPIQDLREWLARVEEIGELVRVDKPVDRDEEMSAISYLLAKQKPSPAALFSKVVGFDNNPIGARHLWSPFGPSVRRIAISLEEDPDTPTVELIRRTKDKLKRRTPPREVPRSEAPVYENTLTGKDIDLDLLPIPKHWPRDGGRYAGTCDAVITRDPETGYLNIGTYRMMQQDKNHVGLYLSPGKDARLHIQKAWDKGEPLHVAAAWGIDPLFMLVGSQSFPKTVSEYEYAGGIKGQPIPVVKGTTTDLLIPANAELVIEGILRPNALKAEGPFGEFTGYYGKPEAACPLVEITAVHYRTSPVLTNALMADYPSCEQSGFFAIVRSAKIWDDFDKLGVLGIQGIYSHPAAAGGFGMTIISLQQRYAGHAAQVLALAAQVPGGAYYTKFIIAVDEDVDPTDIDQVLWAMGSRCNPIDDMDILRNTWSTPLDPSQNPPEKRPYGSKVLINACKDHRYLPVFSARTTLRKSTYDKVAARWEELGLPGKAPQVRAFESEEKFVYQEEGQKSR, from the coding sequence ATGGACGACACGACCAACACGGTGCGCGCGCCGATTCAGGATTTGCGCGAATGGCTCGCCCGTGTGGAAGAGATCGGTGAACTGGTGCGCGTCGACAAGCCGGTCGATCGCGATGAAGAGATGAGCGCCATCTCCTACCTGCTCGCCAAGCAGAAGCCATCACCCGCCGCTTTGTTCAGCAAGGTCGTCGGCTTCGACAACAATCCCATCGGCGCGCGGCATCTGTGGTCGCCGTTTGGCCCGAGCGTGCGTCGCATCGCCATTTCGCTCGAGGAAGATCCAGATACGCCGACAGTCGAACTGATCCGTCGCACCAAGGACAAATTGAAGCGCCGCACGCCGCCGCGCGAGGTTCCGCGCAGCGAAGCGCCGGTCTACGAGAACACGCTTACCGGCAAGGATATCGACCTCGACCTGCTGCCGATCCCCAAGCATTGGCCGCGCGACGGCGGCCGCTATGCCGGCACCTGCGACGCCGTCATCACCCGCGACCCCGAGACCGGTTATCTCAACATCGGCACCTACCGGATGATGCAGCAGGACAAGAACCATGTCGGGCTCTATCTGTCGCCCGGCAAGGACGCGCGCCTGCACATCCAAAAGGCCTGGGACAAGGGCGAGCCGCTGCATGTCGCCGCCGCCTGGGGCATCGACCCGCTGTTCATGCTGGTGGGATCGCAATCCTTCCCCAAGACCGTGTCGGAATATGAATATGCCGGCGGCATCAAGGGCCAGCCGATTCCCGTCGTCAAAGGCACGACCACCGATCTCTTGATCCCGGCCAATGCCGAACTCGTCATCGAGGGCATCCTGCGCCCCAACGCCTTGAAAGCGGAGGGTCCGTTTGGCGAGTTCACCGGCTATTACGGCAAGCCGGAAGCGGCCTGCCCGCTCGTCGAAATCACCGCCGTGCACTATCGCACCAGCCCGGTGCTGACCAACGCCTTGATGGCCGACTATCCGTCCTGCGAGCAGAGCGGCTTCTTCGCCATTGTCCGCTCGGCGAAAATCTGGGACGATTTCGACAAGCTCGGTGTGCTTGGCATTCAAGGCATCTATTCGCATCCTGCCGCTGCCGGCGGCTTCGGCATGACGATCATCAGCCTGCAGCAGCGCTATGCTGGCCATGCCGCGCAGGTGCTGGCGCTCGCGGCGCAAGTGCCGGGAGGCGCCTACTACACCAAGTTCATTATCGCCGTGGACGAGGACGTCGATCCCACCGACATCGATCAGGTGCTGTGGGCCATGGGCAGCCGCTGCAATCCCATCGATGACATGGACATTCTGCGCAACACCTGGAGCACGCCGCTCGATCCGTCGCAGAACCCGCCGGAGAAGCGGCCCTATGGCTCGAAGGTATTGATCAACGCCTGCAAGGATCACCGTTATCTGCCGGTGTTCTCCGCCCGCACCACGCTGCGCAAATCAACCTATGACAAGGTCGCCGCGCGCTGGGAGGAGTTGGGCTTGCCGGGCAAGGCGCCGCAAGTGCGCGCCTTCGAAAGCGAAGAGAAATTCGTCTACCAGGAAGAAGGGCAGAAGAGCCGCTAG
- a CDS encoding CYTH and CHAD domain-containing protein, whose translation MTDTTDTVAPAPETVAESPQSVGREIEIKLTGDTRQIVDACDWLARNGAAFRPRAASLYSVYFDTADERLRAAGMALRVRKVRGRHILTFKWRSPDAATAFERGEAEARVAGPEPDLDALGADTAALIRGVCGEAALEPRFTTELKRRDAIALPGLSNIKVSVDRGHVIAGDRRVEVEEIEFELADGDIGDLIDLAARLTDACGLRLGSRTKSERGYALAAGEVPQCVKALPLTLAADAATEVAIGAILTAAVEQFVANWPGLLEAEQPEAVHQMRVALRRLRAAIKLFQREFPCADFAILERRASDIASAMGQARDMDAFTALVEEGPGVTLKDDADFGPLLESAALRRFEGYEKVRAVLLDPTTTGFVLDLYSFVLRRGWRGALDVEALGRLSMPAEAFASETLNRLHKRVRKRGKDIEHLSSDERHRLRIAFKDLRYAAEFFSALYPQKAGAKSFIRAISKLQDVFGAYNDTITAHTIVAALQGEGAIDGAAGMVLGWCARGAADAETHLAASWKTFRKLEKFWD comes from the coding sequence ATGACAGACACGACCGATACGGTCGCGCCGGCCCCCGAGACTGTTGCGGAAAGTCCGCAATCGGTCGGCCGTGAAATTGAAATCAAGCTGACAGGCGACACGCGACAGATCGTTGATGCTTGCGATTGGCTGGCCCGCAATGGCGCTGCATTTCGGCCGCGTGCGGCCAGCCTCTACTCGGTCTATTTCGACACCGCCGACGAGCGGTTGCGCGCCGCCGGCATGGCGCTGCGCGTGCGCAAGGTGCGTGGCCGCCACATTCTCACGTTCAAATGGCGCAGCCCCGATGCGGCGACGGCGTTCGAGCGTGGCGAGGCGGAAGCGCGTGTCGCGGGGCCCGAGCCTGATCTCGATGCGTTGGGCGCCGACACAGCCGCGCTTATCCGCGGCGTGTGCGGCGAGGCGGCGTTGGAGCCGCGCTTCACCACCGAATTGAAACGGCGCGATGCCATCGCTCTGCCGGGCCTGTCGAATATTAAAGTGTCTGTCGATCGTGGCCATGTCATCGCGGGGGATCGCCGTGTCGAGGTCGAGGAAATCGAATTCGAACTGGCGGACGGCGATATTGGCGATCTGATCGATCTTGCCGCGCGCCTGACCGACGCCTGCGGTCTGCGGCTTGGGTCGCGCACCAAATCGGAACGCGGCTATGCGCTCGCCGCCGGCGAAGTGCCGCAATGCGTCAAGGCGCTGCCGCTGACATTAGCCGCCGATGCGGCGACAGAAGTGGCGATCGGCGCCATTCTCACCGCCGCCGTCGAGCAGTTCGTCGCCAACTGGCCGGGCCTGCTCGAAGCCGAGCAGCCAGAAGCCGTGCATCAGATGCGCGTCGCGCTGCGCCGCTTGCGGGCCGCGATCAAATTGTTCCAGCGCGAATTTCCCTGCGCCGATTTCGCCATTCTCGAGCGTCGCGCCAGCGACATCGCTTCGGCCATGGGCCAGGCGCGCGACATGGATGCTTTCACCGCTCTCGTCGAGGAGGGCCCCGGCGTCACTTTGAAGGATGATGCCGATTTCGGCCCGCTGCTGGAGAGCGCGGCGCTGCGCCGGTTCGAGGGCTATGAAAAGGTTCGGGCGGTTCTGCTCGATCCGACGACCACCGGTTTCGTGCTGGACCTTTATAGTTTCGTGCTGCGCCGCGGCTGGCGCGGGGCGCTCGATGTCGAAGCGCTCGGCCGCCTGTCGATGCCCGCCGAAGCTTTCGCGAGCGAAACCCTCAACCGGCTGCACAAGCGGGTGCGCAAGCGCGGCAAGGACATCGAGCATCTGAGTTCGGACGAGCGCCACCGCCTGCGCATCGCCTTCAAGGACCTGCGCTACGCCGCCGAATTCTTCTCGGCGCTGTATCCGCAAAAGGCCGGAGCGAAGTCGTTCATCCGCGCCATTTCCAAGCTTCAGGACGTGTTCGGCGCCTATAACGACACCATCACCGCCCACACCATCGTGGCGGCGCTGCAGGGCGAGGGCGCCATCGACGGCGCGGCCGGCATGGTGCTTGGCTGGTGCGCGAGGGGCGCTGCCGATGCCGAGACCCATCTGGCGGCGAGCTGGAAGACCTTCCGCAAGCTGGAGAAATTCTGGGACTAG